The genomic segment TTCCAATTGGCTTGTGTCACTAAGCCTACAGAGTCGGATACGTCTTTAAATACCACTGGGTTAGTATCTGCAGGCCTTGCGACTTTTTGATGACTACAGGCGCTTTGCACAACAATGGCAACGCCAAGGGCGACTAAGGAAACTGGTTTGCGTATGTTCATTTTGTAAAAGTCCTTGTGGGGCAATCAACGCACGCTGAATCGAAATAAAGCAAACTAGCGTTGTTTGAGCTTGAGGCATTCGAAACAATCTAATGATGTTTCGTTAATGTTTAATGTTTATTGTTTACAATTTTGCATCATACTTACTACAAAATATGATCTCAACCAAATTTTTGAAATTCATTTTTAAGCCGAACCAATTCACCAGGTTAAATATTTTTCTTTTATCTATCTGTATGTTTTATAAGAAATAAAGGTGTTATTGATATCAACTTTGAGTAACAAACATGCTTTTTAATAGTGATGGGCAGGAGTGAGAGAGGCTTTTTTGCGGTTTTAAATGCGTGTCACTGAGGCTTGCTATGCACAAAATTATGTCAGTTTTTAACAGAATTTATCTTGTTACTTCGTCGGTGTAAGGCTAAGGACCTAAAAATTAACTACATGATCAGGACCTTAGAGGCGCTAGACAATGAATTTATCAATTTAAAGGTAGACACTTATAACGCCTACCTTAGAGATAGCTTTTTGAAGGGAAGTGATATCATATTGCTTAAAGTATCTGATTCCACCTGCTTACCTAGTCTTATTCAATGGATAATATTTGGGTAAAAGAGAGCCCATCTCAGAGACAGTTACGTTATCAAATTGAGCGATGTATTTTTGAAACTCCTCAGGATACATGTAACGTGCAAACGCTATTAAATTTAAATAGCGGTCAGTCATATGCGGATGGGTTGATAAAATTTTGGATATCCGACCAAAAAATGAAAAATGTAATTGGTTGGCTTGTTCCAACAATCCTTTAATTTGAACGTCCTTTGCAATATCGTTCCCTACTAATAGTTTATCAAATGCAACAATTGCGCTTTGGAGATCACTGCACAAGGCCATTCCTATTTGGTCACCTGAGTATTGTGTTGCTCGTTCGTATGGGAGAATTAGTAGATTAAATATTTTAATTTTCTCAATACTTTTTACAATTATCGAAAGTAACTGAAATCGTGTGTGTTTCGCCTTTAGGGAGCCAATAAATCTCCCTAATATCCAAATCAACTGCTCTCTACATTCGCTAGTGGGCATGGAATGCACAACTTCAGAGTTAAGAAGTATGAATTTCGTTTGAAAGAACTTATACAAAAACGCATTAACATTGCCGTTTTCTGTTATGTAGATATCTACATTTTTCTTATAATCAAGTCTTGCTTGTACTTCGACAAGAATCTTATGAATCTCTGGGAAATTGTTTGGTGAAACTAAAACTGAACTACCGATTAGCGATGCTTTAGATATTTGTAAAACAAACCACACTGTAAAAATAATTACAGACAAGACAATAAGTACGAGACCGAATGTTGCAAATATAAGGGAAATTGCAGAAATTGTTATTGGAAAGGCTATTAATAATGCAATTAAAAATCGTGATGATTCTGTAGGGTGTAGAAGCTTTTTTAACTCTTGTTTTGATATAACATTGTTTATATCAAGAGAGTCATTTTTGTACCTAGTATCTGCTTCAAATGACGCTGAGCAGGTTTTGCATTTAACAGTTCCTAACTTACCAAAGGGTAATTTGTGTGCTTGACCACAACTACTACATTCGATGATCTTTCCATGTTTCATAATATGCTCCCTAAAATCGTAATTTGTATCTGTTCAACAATTTAGAATTTACATATTTGGTACTATAGTTTTAGTCTATTATTTTTTCTATCAGTAAGGGTTAACTAATCAAATATTTAGCGTGTTTCAAATTTACGAGCCCCGTTATGTAAATAAGAAGCCCGTTGTTTTAGGAAAATATACGCTATTAACTAGTCTTTCAACTCAATCACGGCGCTGACCTCAACGGACATATTCCCAGGTAAGCCACTCATACCCACTGCCGCGCGAGCCGCTTTACCGTCGTCACCAAAAGCAGTAACAAACAAGTCAGAAAAACCGTTGATGACCTTAGAATGATCTTTAAAGGTCGGTACCGCTGCCACCATGCCATTGATTTGCAATACTTGCTTTACCTTAGATAAGTCGCCGACGGCTGATTTGATTGTTGCCAAAGCACACAAACCCACACGTTGGGCTGCTTCATATCCTTGCTCAACATTCAGGGTATCCCCCAATTTTCCTAACACGCTTTTGCCTTCGCAGGCTCCATGCCCTGACAAATATAAGGTAGTTCCCGAGCGTCGCCACGTCACATAATTAGCAATCGGTTTTACCGGCTCAGGTAGCGTAAAACCGGCGGCTTTGATCCGCTCTTCTGGTGTGTCACTTGCCAGAGCGCTACCTGATATCGCAAGATTGATGGTTAACATACCGGCTAATAAAAATTTGTTCATGGAGTTCCTTTTTGTGTATATGTGAAAGTTAGCTTATGCGAGATTTTTCAGCGCAAGCACTAATTGGCTAATGTCATTCGCTGATGTAAAGACTTGTGGTGTTACCCTAATACAGCATCCGCTGTCTAAGCCAACTCGTACCACAGTAAATACACCAAATTCGTTCTCTAAGCGTTTCTGCAATGCTTGAGCATCTTGCAGGCTTGTTTTGCCTTTTAAACGAAACGCACCCATGCCCGATGAGGACTCGTCGTCTAACGCGCCTAGCACTTCGATATGCGGCATCTTTTTGGCTTCATTTACCCATAAAGCGCGCAAATGGCGTAGGCGAGCTTCTTTATTTTTGCCGCCTATGCGCTGGTGAAAATCAATTGCGGCTGGGATGGTCAATATCGAAGCGAAATTGACGGTGGCTGTATGCACCCTAGCACTGGTTTTGGTATTGTCAGGATCGCTTTCTCCGGGGTAGGGGGATATTTTGTTTAGGCTGCCATTTTTCATGTACAGCGCCCCCACACCCACCGGGCTGCCTATCCACTTGTGCAGATTAAACCCAGCCCAATCTACGTTTAAGTCATTGATGTTAAAGTCCAATAACCCCCATGATTGAGCGCAATCACAAATAACATCGATGCCGCGTAATTTCGCTATTGCCGATATTTTGGCCACAGGCAACACCAAGCCGTGTTGATTACTCACATGAGTCAACAGCATTAGTTTTAAATTGGGGTGCTTATCAAAGGCTTCTATGTAGGTATCGAGTATTTGTTTTTGATCTGCTTGGGCTGGCAAGACCACTTTCACCGCCTCAATATTGCGTGATGTTGCTAACCACTGCATTGTCTCTTTAAAGCTTGGGTAGTCAATGTCGGTATACAAAACCGCGTCATTTTGGCCCAAAGCATTATATTGGCGAATTAGATTATGAATGGACTCTGTAGCATTGCGGGTCAATACCAGCTCTTCATTCTTTGCACCAAGTGCCGCTGCCACTTTATTTGAACTGATGATCTGATCATCAGCGTAATGTTTACGGGCGTAATAGGATAATTCGGTATTGACCTTGCGCGTATTGGTAACAAAGTCTTCTTGCACCGGGCGTGACATTTTACCCCAGTATCCGTGTTCGAGATTAACAATACCTTGGGCTGTGTCATAAAATGGTGCAACCCGTGCCCAAAATGATTCGTTTATCGCAAGTGATTGGGGAGAAACATCTTCGGAAATTGAAGGAAAGTCTGCTGGACTCATGGAGGATTTGGCCTGAACGATATTGGGAGCTGCTATTGAGTAAATCGCGCCTGCTGTCAGCGATTTAAGCATCGTTCTGCGATTAAAAGAGGTCGAGTCATTGCTCATTACTGCGCCTTATTATAGGTAAATGTATTTGTTATGATTCAATCGTTTATTATTGAAAAGCTGATTCTATGTAGCACGACTCAAGCCAATTAATATTGCATCAGCGGTTTATTAAGCATGTGCAATTTAGTTAGTGCATGAAAGGAAAAATATGAGGGGTGAAAGGTTTACCCTTGGGAGGGAAGCGGCCATGTGATTACTCACGATGGCCAACAGTATCAGTCTGGCTCGGCGTTATGTGGGGCTTTAGAAAGCGACGTTTTTAATCACTTTGCCTTCAATAGCGCGATACATTTCTTTATGCTCTTGCCAATATCCACTGACTTTCAGTCTTACAGTGATAGGCCCTTCTTCAATATTCATAAAGTAAAACCCATGATAACCAGCAAATGGGCTGGTAAATGAGCCGCTCTGGGAAACACCTTCACCTCTGGCATAGGCCATTTCAAATTTATCTGGGAATTTTTCTGCGTCCTCACTCGATGGGTGACCGTGAAAGTCATAGTATACGCCTTCGCCACGAGGGGTAAGCACCTGCCAGGAATACACGAATGTTGTATCAGCCGGCATAATAAATTTGTGTTCTACTTCGCCTAAATCTTCGATTTCGATATCAATGGTTTGGGTTTGAAATGGTGTATCCTGTAAGTGAATAAGGCCTTGTACAGACTCATCGATACGTTCAGCTTTTGGGTCGTATGGTCCAATATTGAATGACATATTTCCGTCAAACGTAGATGCAGAGACAGATGAATTCGATACTGCCATCATCCCCATCTTGTCACCTAAACCTGTGGGGTCAATACCATATTCAGCAGGTAAAATAGCCAATACTAAAATAGCACCACTGGCTGCGGCAGCAATCGTAAGTTTACTCAAAAGTGTCATTCTGACATCTCCGTTAAGATAAAAAGTAGCCAACTGTTTGCATGCCAAATAGCGTGAGTCCGGCTGCAAATAGCAATAAATTTACGCCTCTAGCATGAGAGTGGAAATCTGGTTGACGGCGTAGCCAAGTGAAACCCAAATATAAAAGCACAAGAGCGAGTACTTGGCCGACCTCGACACCTAGGTTAAAGGCAAGCATATTGGTGACTAAGCCGTCATTGGACAGGGACAAATATTGTAACTTGCTTGAAAGGCCAAACCCATGGGCTAGCCCAAAGGTAAACACCATGATTTTTGGATCAAAAAAGCGGATAGCAGCAAGATTTTCTAATGCTTTGTAACTAACAGATAAACCGATGATCGCATCTATGATAAATGGATTGATATGAACACTCGTCAGAACACCCAATAGCAGGGTGATGGAGTGCCCTAAGGCGAAAAGACTTACAAATAGGGTTATGTCCCGTAACTTGCCAAGAAAGAAAACGACCCCAGCCAGATACAATAAGTGGTCATAGCCTGTGACCATATGTTTTGCCCCTAAATACATATAAGGGGCAAAATGAACGCCAGAAGCACTCGATAAAAAACCTTGGTCTTGATGGGCAACACCATGGGCAAATACCTCGGGTACCATTAACAAACTTAGTAATGAGCACCCTAAGATATTTAGGCGTTTATTCCACATAGGGGAAGAAACGACCAAGAATAATAACGCTGGTCCAAAGCACCAGTGATAGCCATGCGACCACATGAGAACCGTGCTGCAAGTGGCCTGATTCAACCCCAGTATCCATTTGCGGTTTAATACGACGCACAAAGTACAGGGTATTTAGCCCTGCAATAATGATAACGCCCATTTTTAGCCAGAAAGCGATGTTCACCAGATAGCGGTCAGAGTCGCCAATAACAAACAACAAGCCCGAAATCAGGTTGATACTAAAGCCTATGATGGCAAAGCGAATAAACATATCAACGCGCTCAATAGGGATGGCTTTGGCAAAGCCCACTACGCGCAAATCAACCACCAGTAACGAGCCAAACAATAAGCACAAACCTAAAAAGTGGGCCATTTCCAGTGTTGGGAAGACAACAGCATTATTCATAACCAAATCGCTAAGGGCCGTTGCATTAAGGGTATCTGTTACCCAAATCAGTAAATCACTCATAACATTCTCCCCTTAAGACCAGTAGCCAATGAGGCGTCCAGCAATAATGGCTAAGACCCAAATTAAGGTTGTCACTGCAGCAAGTCTGGCTTGTACTTTTGACACTTGATCTGAACGTTTAATGCAAATTTTGACCAGCCACCAAGTGAGAAATAAGCCCACGAAAACCAGAACGATTTTAATTCTGAATGCCCAGTTAAAATACATCTCTGATGCGCTGCCGCAAAATAAGGCAATCCCCGAGAACAGATTTACTACGAATCCGCCTTGAGCAACACGCCAGTAGGGTGCCATGGTAGTGACAGGAATAGACGATGCAAAACCAAGCACGCGGATAGTCAGCATCAACGACACCCCAACAAGAATAGCCATGCCAATCGCATGTAAAGAGAGCACAATAGGGTAGCCCCATTCGGTGCTAGAAATGACAGTGCCTACTGTAGAGTCTTCCAATGAATAAAGGGTGTTCATCAGACCAGATTGCTTTGTTGAATCTGTGTCGACTTTATCCTGAAAAATAGTGGGTTCGCGCTCTGTGGTTAAATCGTCACAGGCGTAGTCTTCATAGTCATCAAGTGTAAAGGTGACTTTATCCGAGCCACTAATGGGGGCTTCAAGGTAGAGGGGATCGGTCAAGGTGTATTTACGATTGAGAACCTTGCCCTCATCGTCGAGGGTAAAGTACTCGGTTACCGTCAATTGTGTGCTGTTTTTTGCTGGTGAAGGAGGACCGCCAGGAGGACGCTTGCTGCTTTTCTCACCGTCTTTGAACTCAGGACGATCACCGCCTTCGTGTTTACCTTCTGGCATACGGTCGCTACCCATACGTTCGCTGCCCATGGGCGCCATGATCCACCCTTCATCAAATCCAGTGGTGGTGACTACTAAGGTATCGCCTTGCCATTGACCAGTAGAAAATCCGGCACGGCTAGGCTTATAATCGGCCGACATCTCTCTACCATCTAAATAGATAGTGCGCTCGATATTCATAAAGCCATATTTTAACTCAATGGTTGAGTCTGTCTGGGTGATCACATTGACAAGCCCATCAAACCACCAGTCCATGATGATGTTCGTCGCTTTACATTGATACCTTGGGTTTTCTTCGGATGCAGCCCCTTTTACAGCCGCTTCACCTGCTGGAGTCAGCTCAATGGACGGTGGTGCGCCACCTCCGCCTCGACGCTCCTCTCTAACCCATGACCAATTTCCCTCAATGTTAGGGGTGCCATCTTCACGGATTAGCACGCGTGCTAATTTTGTTTCTTGTTCTTCCTCTTGGGCTTCAATACTTTCTTCGTCTGTGAGTGAACCATCATCATTGAAGTAACTGTTACGAGATGCAGTAATACCGTTTTCAAAGGTGACTTGGCTCATGTAACAGGTCGTCGGGTCAGTACGATCAGGAGAGCCTAAAATAGTGATTTGACTGCCGATCGCGAACATTTCTGCGTTCCAGCCGTGGCGCTTTAAAAGCGAACCAGACTGTAACTCACATCGCTTGTTCGTCACGACACCGTCTTCATCAGTTGAATCGAAGTACACATATGAATGCGGGTTAACCAGTTTTATCCGCGTTACCTTACCGCTCATCTCAACTGTTTTACTGGTGTCGAACTGCCCACTACTGCCATGGTGAGCCAGTGCAGAAAATGGCGTGATGAAAAGGAGCGTAATAACGATAATAAATCGCAAGTTCCACATATTTTTTGGTCCTTAATAAAATTAGGAAGTCACGCACAAGAGGGAAGGTAATTTGCCAAAATAGCCCGTGGTTTTTTGTGGAAACAGCAGACCTACGACATACCATCTGTTGCTCAAACGTGACGGACTTCATGTATTTACCACATGATGCATTATGCACGCTATTTCATGCAATCTCATTGACGAACATTTACTTTAACTTTGCAAAACTTGTGGCCATTGATATTGTTCCTCTCACGCTGTTGGGTAAAATACCCCTGTTATCGTCGCACGCTGGATGACTGAATCTAACATTATCTGAGGGACGTAAAATGAGAGCGAATTTCCACGCACTAAAAAGTAACCATGTGATATTTTTCTGCAGCCTAGTAGTGCTATGTATGATGAATATAGCATCTGCTTTTGCTGCTAACAGCCAAGCCCCTAGTTTCACCCAAGGATTAGGCAAAACTACCAACGAGGGGCTTTTTGATTGCGGCCCGCGCGCGCGCATCAGTAGAATGGGCACAATCACCGCAGAAGATGGTAGTGAATGGGTCGTGCCAGGTGAAAATCATTTTGATAGTGCGCCAAAAGCGGCGGATTTATATAACGAATGTAATGGAAATACCCATGCCAGCTTAGAGGAAGTAGATCCTGCTTCAGTGCCTGTATTTGATGCTGGTGGGGAAGAAGAGTTCGTGATGTACCTTTTTGCGGATAACTACTTTGAATTGTATGTTAACGGCACGCTACTGGCGGTTGATCCTGTTCCTTTTACCCCATTTAATTCCAATCTAGTTCGTTTTAAAGCCCGTCGCCCCATGACAGTGGCGGTTAAAATGATCGATTGGGAAGAGAACTTAGGCTTAGGATCAGAACATAATCGAGGTGCCGATTACCATCCTGGAGACGGCGGCTTGGTCGCGCATATCCAAGACGCAAAAGGTAAAACGGTTGCCTTAACGGACAGTTCATGGAAAGCACAGACGTTTTACATTGCGCCCTTACAGGTACGCAACTGTTTAACAGTTAAAGGACAAATGCGTGACAGCTCTCGATGCGCCGTGACAAGTGTTCGTGACGGTTCCGAGTTTTCGGCGGCACATTGGGCAATTCCTCCCCAGTGGATGAGCGCTGATTTTGACGATAGCATTTGGCCATACGCGACCACATTTTCTAATAAAACGGTGGGGGTAGATAACAAGAGAGCTTACACCAACTTTACCACTATCTTTGATAGCCAAAACGCTGACGCGCAGTTTATTTGGTCGTCAAATTTGGTCCTCGATAATGTCGTGTTGTTACGTAAAACGATCGAATAAGTTTTCTGCCTATGCCTTAATCAGGGCTTGACCCTGTTTAAGGTCATTCATTAAAAGATCGGTATCACCCTTAGTGAGTCACTTGTCGGTGAATGCCTCCTAATATAGCTTTTATCGCAGCGGTCATAATATTGCTGTCTTTTGCTACGCCAAAGCGTGTGGTCGTGTTATCTGTTCTAAGTTCTAGGTAACATACAGCGGTAACACCTGAACCCTCGCCAATAGCATGTTCGTGATAGTCGACAATCTCAAGTGGGGTCTGAGTGTATTGACTAACGGCATGGCATGCTGCATCAATTGGTCCATTACCCACACCACTAATATTGACGTGCTCTCCATGTACTTTCAATTGAATATCGATTTGCTGTTGGTTACCCTCAATGGTGTTGATTTGGCATTGTATGAACTCCGCCCAATCTGGTTGGCGTAAATAAGTCGTTTCAAACAAGCTTACAATTTCCGATGCGCTCATTTCTTTGCCGCTGGTGTCATTGTGTTGCTGAACTATTTTACTGAATTCAATCTGAAGCTTACGTGGTAACTGCAAACCGCCTTCGCGCTCAAGTAAGAAGCTTACGCCACCTTTACCTGATTGGCTGTTCACTCTGACAACTGCGTCATAACTGCGACCCAAATCAGCTGGGTCAATGGGTAAATAGGGTACTTGCCATAGTTCATCCGCTTTTTGCACCGCCAACCCTTTTTTGATTGCGTCTTGGTGGGAGCCTGAAAATGCAGTAAATACCAATTCCCCTGCATAGGGGTGACGAGGATGCACAGGCAACTGATTACACTCTTCGACTAGGTTGCGAATTTTGTCAATGTTCGAAAAGTCCAGTTCGGGGTTTACTCCTTGGGTATATAAATTAATCGCAAGGGTGACCAAATCCACATTACCGGTACGTTCGCCGTTGCCAAATAAACAGCCTTCCACTCGGTCTGCTCCTGCCATCACGGCAAGTTCCGCTGCGGCCACCGCTGTGCCGCGATCGTTATGAGGATGAACACTCAATACAATGTGCTCTCGGCGGTTAAGGTGACGGTGCATCCATT from the Paraglaciecola mesophila genome contains:
- a CDS encoding DUF6644 family protein, with the protein product MSDLLIWVTDTLNATALSDLVMNNAVVFPTLEMAHFLGLCLLFGSLLVVDLRVVGFAKAIPIERVDMFIRFAIIGFSINLISGLLFVIGDSDRYLVNIAFWLKMGVIIIAGLNTLYFVRRIKPQMDTGVESGHLQHGSHVVAWLSLVLWTSVIILGRFFPYVE
- the leuA gene encoding 2-isopropylmalate synthase → MISQPHTKYQRFEGVSLPDRQWPNKHITHAPIWMSTDLRDGNQALIDPMSIETKLRFFKELVAIGFKQIEVGFPSASDIDFNFVRLLIEKNHIPDDVTIEVLVQARFDLIERTVQSLRGAKQAILHMYNPVAPAFRDIVYKTDKAGVKHIATQGTAWVKALTAQAPEVDWTYQYSPEVFSSTEIDFAKEVCDAVVEVWQPSADKKIIINLPATVEMNTPNTYADQIEWMHRHLNRREHIVLSVHPHNDRGTAVAAAELAVMAGADRVEGCLFGNGERTGNVDLVTLAINLYTQGVNPELDFSNIDKIRNLVEECNQLPVHPRHPYAGELVFTAFSGSHQDAIKKGLAVQKADELWQVPYLPIDPADLGRSYDAVVRVNSQSGKGGVSFLLEREGGLQLPRKLQIEFSKIVQQHNDTSGKEMSASEIVSLFETTYLRQPDWAEFIQCQINTIEGNQQQIDIQLKVHGEHVNISGVGNGPIDAACHAVSQYTQTPLEIVDYHEHAIGEGSGVTAVCYLELRTDNTTTRFGVAKDSNIMTAAIKAILGGIHRQVTH
- a CDS encoding HupE/UreJ family protein, which produces MWNKRLNILGCSLLSLLMVPEVFAHGVAHQDQGFLSSASGVHFAPYMYLGAKHMVTGYDHLLYLAGVVFFLGKLRDITLFVSLFALGHSITLLLGVLTSVHINPFIIDAIIGLSVSYKALENLAAIRFFDPKIMVFTFGLAHGFGLSSKLQYLSLSNDGLVTNMLAFNLGVEVGQVLALVLLYLGFTWLRRQPDFHSHARGVNLLLFAAGLTLFGMQTVGYFLS
- a CDS encoding M48 family metallopeptidase, with product MKHGKIIECSSCGQAHKLPFGKLGTVKCKTCSASFEADTRYKNDSLDINNVISKQELKKLLHPTESSRFLIALLIAFPITISAISLIFATFGLVLIVLSVIIFTVWFVLQISKASLIGSSVLVSPNNFPEIHKILVEVQARLDYKKNVDIYITENGNVNAFLYKFFQTKFILLNSEVVHSMPTSECREQLIWILGRFIGSLKAKHTRFQLLSIIVKSIEKIKIFNLLILPYERATQYSGDQIGMALCSDLQSAIVAFDKLLVGNDIAKDVQIKGLLEQANQLHFSFFGRISKILSTHPHMTDRYLNLIAFARYMYPEEFQKYIAQFDNVTVSEMGSLLPKYYPLNKTR
- a CDS encoding RidA family protein; the protein is MNKFLLAGMLTINLAISGSALASDTPEERIKAAGFTLPEPVKPIANYVTWRRSGTTLYLSGHGACEGKSVLGKLGDTLNVEQGYEAAQRVGLCALATIKSAVGDLSKVKQVLQINGMVAAVPTFKDHSKVINGFSDLFVTAFGDDGKAARAAVGMSGLPGNMSVEVSAVIELKD
- a CDS encoding DUF6152 family protein; the protein is MWNLRFIIVITLLFITPFSALAHHGSSGQFDTSKTVEMSGKVTRIKLVNPHSYVYFDSTDEDGVVTNKRCELQSGSLLKRHGWNAEMFAIGSQITILGSPDRTDPTTCYMSQVTFENGITASRNSYFNDDGSLTDEESIEAQEEEQETKLARVLIREDGTPNIEGNWSWVREERRGGGGAPPSIELTPAGEAAVKGAASEENPRYQCKATNIIMDWWFDGLVNVITQTDSTIELKYGFMNIERTIYLDGREMSADYKPSRAGFSTGQWQGDTLVVTTTGFDEGWIMAPMGSERMGSDRMPEGKHEGGDRPEFKDGEKSSKRPPGGPPSPAKNSTQLTVTEYFTLDDEGKVLNRKYTLTDPLYLEAPISGSDKVTFTLDDYEDYACDDLTTEREPTIFQDKVDTDSTKQSGLMNTLYSLEDSTVGTVISSTEWGYPIVLSLHAIGMAILVGVSLMLTIRVLGFASSIPVTTMAPYWRVAQGGFVVNLFSGIALFCGSASEMYFNWAFRIKIVLVFVGLFLTWWLVKICIKRSDQVSKVQARLAAVTTLIWVLAIIAGRLIGYWS
- a CDS encoding aminotransferase class V-fold PLP-dependent enzyme, producing the protein MSNDSTSFNRRTMLKSLTAGAIYSIAAPNIVQAKSSMSPADFPSISEDVSPQSLAINESFWARVAPFYDTAQGIVNLEHGYWGKMSRPVQEDFVTNTRKVNTELSYYARKHYADDQIISSNKVAAALGAKNEELVLTRNATESIHNLIRQYNALGQNDAVLYTDIDYPSFKETMQWLATSRNIEAVKVVLPAQADQKQILDTYIEAFDKHPNLKLMLLTHVSNQHGLVLPVAKISAIAKLRGIDVICDCAQSWGLLDFNINDLNVDWAGFNLHKWIGSPVGVGALYMKNGSLNKISPYPGESDPDNTKTSARVHTATVNFASILTIPAAIDFHQRIGGKNKEARLRHLRALWVNEAKKMPHIEVLGALDDESSSGMGAFRLKGKTSLQDAQALQKRLENEFGVFTVVRVGLDSGCCIRVTPQVFTSANDISQLVLALKNLA